The Bradyrhizobium barranii subsp. barranii genome segment AGGAGCCTGGCGCGGCTCGCGGGCAGGCTGGCGCGCGCCAATGCGGCAGTCGACGTGCTGGTCGATGGCGCCGAACGCTTCCTTCAGCTTCGGGCGCGCGGCGATGCGCCGCAGGCGGGCGTTCGCAGCTTCGAGGCCTCGGCATTCGCCAATCTGCCGGAGGAGGTCCGGCTGCGGCTTCTGCTGCGGGCCGTCAATGCCCTTGGTCATGAGGGGCCGGCGGAACTCGGCAAGGTCGAGACCCTCCTGGCCGCGCTCGATCAGGCCATAGCTGCGGGTCCCCGCGCAGCCGCAAATGGCCGGCCGGTCCTGAAGCAGACCCTTGCGGGAGCCTTGATCAGCCTTGCCGGGGGGCGTATCCACATCGCACCGGCGCCGGAGCGGCGGTCCAAGGGGCGGATGATGGCGGATGAGGGCGGATCATGACACCGGCCGTTTCCGCCGCGCGCCGTCAGGACACCTTAACCAGGCAGGAAAAACCAAGGGCAGGTCGCCATTATTTCAGCGGGAATCGCTCTAAGATGGGATAAATAGTCCCATCTCGTTCCCTTGGCAGCGACCGGGGCGGCACCTAAATTGTATCCGTCTAACCAAGAGGATTCCTTGGGGATTTCCTCGCACTGACAAAGTAACTGCTCAAGATACCGCCCAAGGATCAGGCCGCGATCCGCGCGACCATGAAGGAAGATCGATGAACGCCAATCTGCGCAATTTCGCCCTCTGGGTCATCATTGTCTTGCTGCTGTTGGCGTTGTTCACGCTCTTCCAGAATCCGGGTCAGCGCGCCTCCTCCCAGGACATCGCCTTCTCCCAGCTGCTGAGCGAAGTTGACCGCGGCAATGTGCGCGACGTCGTGATCCAGGGGCCGGACATCCACGGCACCTTCACCAATGGCTCAAGCTTCCAGACCTATGCGCCGAACGACCCGACGCTGGTGAAGCGCCTCTATGACAGCAAGGTCCAGATCACCGCGAAGCCGCCCGGCGACAACGTGCCGTGGTTCGTCTCGCTGCTGGTCTCCTGGCTGCCCTTCATCGCGCTGATCGGAGTGTGGATCTTCCTGTCGCGCCAGATGCAGGGCGGCGCCGGCAAGGCGATGGGCTTCGGCAAGTCGCGCGCCAAGATGCTGACGGAGGCGCATGGCCGCGTCACCTTCGAGGACGTCGCCGGCGTCGACGAAGCCAAGCAGGACCTGCAGGAGATCGTCGAATTCCTCCGCGACCCCGGCAAATTCCAGCGCCTCGGCGGCCGGATTCCGCGCGGCGTGCTGCTGGTCGGCCCTCCCGGCACCGGCAAGACCCTGATCGCGCGTGCGGTCGCGGGCGAAGCCAACGTGCCGTTCTTCACCATCTCGGGTTCTGACTTCGTCGAAATGTTCGTCGGCGTCGGTGCTTCCCGCGTCCGCGACATGTTCGAGCAGGCCAAGAAGAACGCGCCCTGCATCATCTTCATCGACGAAATCGACGCTGTCGGTCGTCACCGTGGCGCCGGTCTCGGCGGCGGCAATGACGAGCGCGAGCAGACGCTAAACCAGCTGCTGGTCGAGATGGACGGCTTCGAGGCGAACGAGGGCGTGATCCTGATCGCCGCGACCAACCGTCCCGACGTGCTCGATCCCGCGCTGCTGCGTCCGGGCCGCTTCGACCGTCAGGTCGTCGTGCCCAATCCCGACGTCGTCGGCCGCGAGCAGATCCTCAAGGTTCACGTCCGCAAGGTGCCGCTGGCGCCGGATATCAACCTCAAGACCATCGCGCGCGGCACCCCGGGCTTCTCCGGCGCCGACCTGATGAACCTCGTCAACGAGGCCGCGCTGACCGCCGCCCGCCGTAACAAGCGGATGGTGACGCAGGCCGAGTTCGAAGAGGCCAAGGACAAGGTGATGATGGGCGCCGAGCGCAAGTCGCTCGTCATGACCGAGGAAGAGAAGCTGCTGACGGCCTATCACGAGGGCGGCCACGCCATCGTCGGCCTCAACGTCGTCGCGACCGATCCGATCCACAAGGCGACCATCATTCCGCGCGGCCGTGCGCTGGGCATGGTCATGCAGCTGCCCGAACGCGACAAGCTGTCGATGTCGCTGGAGCAGATGACCTCGCGCCTCGCCATCATGATGGGTGGCCGCGTCGCCGAAGAGCTGATCTTCGGCCGTGAGAAGGTGACCTCGGGTGCATCCTCCGACATCGAGCAGGCCACGCGGCTTGCGCGCATGATGGTGACGCGCTGGGGCCTCTCGGAGGCGCTCGGCACCGTGTCCTATGGCGAGAACCAGGACGAGGTGTTCCTGGGCATGTCGGTGTCGCGCACCCAGAACGCGTCGGAAGCCACGGTCCAGAAGATCGACACCGAGATCCGGCGTTTCGTGGAAGAAGGCTACAACGAAGCGACCCGCATTCTCACCGAGAAGCGTGCCGACCTCGAAGCGCTCGCCAAGGGCCTGCTCGAGTTCGAGACGCTCTCCGGTGACGAGATCATCGACCTGCTCAAGGGCAAGAAGCCGAACCGCGAGTCCGTGCTCGAGCCGACCACGCCGCGCGCCTCCGCCGTGCCCCCGGCCGGCAAGTCGCGTCCGCGCCCCGATCCGGATCCCGGCCTGGAGCCGCAGCCGCAGGCGTAATCGAGAAGCGGCCAATCGAGTTGAAAAACGCGGCGGAAACGCCGCGTTTTTTGTTGGCCGATGTTGATGCAGTTGCGCTTCAAACTCCGGTCTCGTGCCCCGGACGCAGCGCAGCGCCCCTTCGGCGGTGCGCAGCAGAGCCGGGGCCCATGTCTCCGCATCTTACCGTGGCCTTCTGGGTCCCGGCTCAGCGCTGCAGCGTTGCACGCTGCAGCGCGTCCGGGACACGAGAGAGAGGCGCGTGTCGTCGCCACGAACTCCGTCATTGCGAGCGCAGTCTCGTAGGGTGGGCAAAGGCGCGTAGCGCCGTGCCCACCATCTCTCGGCAATTGCGATAGACGCGGTGGGCACGCTTCGCTTTGCCCACCCTACGATATCTCACTTCGCTGCCGCTCCGGGCCTCTCACCGGCACGCTCCAGAAAATGCAGCACGTCGTCGCTGAACTGCTCGGGATCCTGCAGGAACGAGAAGTGACTGACCTCCGGCTGGATCAGCAGGCCGGCGCCCGGAATGTTCGCCGCCATGAACTCGGTGTTCTCGCGCTTGATCGCCTCGTCGTGGTCGCCGTCCACGATCCAGGTCGGGACCTTGATCGTCGCGAGATCCGACGCCGTCCATTTCGGCTGGCTCTCCCACATTTTGGTGATCTCGGCGACGAAGCTCTTGTACTCGGTCGGGGTCGGCGACAGGCGCTTGTACTCCTCGCCAGCCCTGGCGATGTAGGCGTTGAAGACGTCGCTCGACGCGATATCCGCAACGCCTGACGGATCCGAATTCGCCGCGAAGGCGAACAGCTTGCTCACCCGTTCCGGGTGCTTCATCGCGATGTCGAGGCCGATGATCGCGCCGTCGCTCCAGCCGACGATCGCAGCTTTCCTGATCTTCAGGTGATCGAGCAGGGCGACCACGTCCGAGGCCATCAGATCGTAGCCATAAGGCTCCTGATTGCGGCTGCTGCGCCCATGCCCGCGGCTGTCCATGACGATGACCTGATAGTGCCGTTGCAGCGCGCGGACCTGGCGGCCCCAATAGTTGGCGTTGGCGAGGCCGCCATGCAGCAACAGGACGGGCTCGCCGCGGCCGAAAATTGCGTACCAGACCTTGATGCCGTTGACGGGTGCAAAACCGCTCTGCGTCGCCCTGGGCAGTGTCGGCGTCGGCGCCAGGTTCAGCCATTGCGGCGCCGCATGTGCCGCGCTGATCGCGACCGTGACGACAAGCGCGGCGAGAAGATTGCGAAACATCATGATACGCCCTCCTGTTCGACCGGATATTAGCGCACGGCAAGTTGGGGGCGTCACGTCGCAACACGGTCCACCACCGAGACGTGAAGCCTCGTGATCTCCGTTGCCAGGCAGATGATGTCGATGCCACAACGCAACGTCCGGGCTCAAATGGGGCGCGCGCTCGGTCTGACTTGTGTCATCGCAACGCCTGCGATCGCGAGCAGCCCGCCGGCGATCAACTTCGGGGTCATGCGCTCGCCAAGGAGCAGCACGCTCGACGTCAAGGCGAACACCGGAAGCAGCAGGCCGAAGGGCGCGACGCGGCCC includes the following:
- the ftsH gene encoding ATP-dependent zinc metalloprotease FtsH, with the translated sequence MNANLRNFALWVIIVLLLLALFTLFQNPGQRASSQDIAFSQLLSEVDRGNVRDVVIQGPDIHGTFTNGSSFQTYAPNDPTLVKRLYDSKVQITAKPPGDNVPWFVSLLVSWLPFIALIGVWIFLSRQMQGGAGKAMGFGKSRAKMLTEAHGRVTFEDVAGVDEAKQDLQEIVEFLRDPGKFQRLGGRIPRGVLLVGPPGTGKTLIARAVAGEANVPFFTISGSDFVEMFVGVGASRVRDMFEQAKKNAPCIIFIDEIDAVGRHRGAGLGGGNDEREQTLNQLLVEMDGFEANEGVILIAATNRPDVLDPALLRPGRFDRQVVVPNPDVVGREQILKVHVRKVPLAPDINLKTIARGTPGFSGADLMNLVNEAALTAARRNKRMVTQAEFEEAKDKVMMGAERKSLVMTEEEKLLTAYHEGGHAIVGLNVVATDPIHKATIIPRGRALGMVMQLPERDKLSMSLEQMTSRLAIMMGGRVAEELIFGREKVTSGASSDIEQATRLARMMVTRWGLSEALGTVSYGENQDEVFLGMSVSRTQNASEATVQKIDTEIRRFVEEGYNEATRILTEKRADLEALAKGLLEFETLSGDEIIDLLKGKKPNRESVLEPTTPRASAVPPAGKSRPRPDPDPGLEPQPQA
- a CDS encoding alpha/beta fold hydrolase, with protein sequence MMFRNLLAALVVTVAISAAHAAPQWLNLAPTPTLPRATQSGFAPVNGIKVWYAIFGRGEPVLLLHGGLANANYWGRQVRALQRHYQVIVMDSRGHGRSSRNQEPYGYDLMASDVVALLDHLKIRKAAIVGWSDGAIIGLDIAMKHPERVSKLFAFAANSDPSGVADIASSDVFNAYIARAGEEYKRLSPTPTEYKSFVAEITKMWESQPKWTASDLATIKVPTWIVDGDHDEAIKRENTEFMAANIPGAGLLIQPEVSHFSFLQDPEQFSDDVLHFLERAGERPGAAAK